The proteins below are encoded in one region of Mycobacteriales bacterium:
- a CDS encoding CoA-acylating methylmalonate-semialdehyde dehydrogenase has protein sequence MRTIEHWIDGHPTAGAGTRHSPVWNPATGAQQAQVVLAEPSDVDSAVAAATAAYPDWAQASLSRRTKVLFAFRELVNARTDELAEIVSDEHGKVFSDAKGEVQRGLEVVEFACGLPTLLKGDYSDQVSSGVDLYSIREPLGVCAGITPFNFPAMVPMWMHPVAIACGNAFVLKPSERDPTVSTVIARLWQEAGLPDGVFNVVHGDKVAVDAILDHPGIAAVSFVGSTPIAQYIHQKATASGKRVQALGGAKNHAIVLPDADLDFASDHLVAAAFGSAGERCMAISATVAVGSAADALVDVLSEKARKVTVGSGRDKDSEMGPVVTAAAKERIESLIGTGQRQGATLAVDGRGLVVPGFEGGFFVGPTVIDRVTAEMDVYREEIFGPVLSVLRADSVDEAIALVNANRYGNGTAVFTNSGEAARRFVRGVHVGMVGVNVPIPVPMAYYSFGGWKDSLFGDKHVHGPEGVSFYTRAKVVTARWPRVEHSSDASYHFPTAT, from the coding sequence ATGAGGACCATCGAGCACTGGATCGACGGCCACCCGACCGCGGGCGCCGGCACCCGGCACTCGCCGGTGTGGAACCCGGCGACCGGGGCCCAGCAGGCCCAGGTCGTGCTGGCCGAACCGTCCGATGTGGACAGCGCGGTCGCGGCGGCGACGGCGGCGTACCCGGACTGGGCCCAGGCGTCGCTGTCGCGGCGGACCAAGGTGCTCTTCGCGTTCCGGGAGCTGGTCAACGCGCGCACCGACGAGCTGGCCGAGATCGTCTCCGACGAGCACGGCAAGGTCTTCTCCGACGCCAAGGGCGAGGTCCAGCGCGGCCTGGAGGTGGTCGAGTTCGCCTGCGGGCTGCCGACGCTGCTCAAGGGCGACTACTCCGACCAGGTCTCCAGCGGCGTCGACCTCTACTCGATCCGCGAGCCGCTGGGCGTCTGCGCCGGGATCACCCCCTTCAACTTCCCGGCCATGGTGCCGATGTGGATGCACCCGGTCGCGATCGCCTGCGGCAACGCGTTCGTGCTCAAGCCGAGCGAGCGTGACCCCACGGTGTCCACGGTGATCGCGCGGCTCTGGCAGGAGGCCGGCCTGCCCGACGGGGTCTTCAACGTCGTGCACGGCGACAAGGTCGCGGTCGACGCGATCCTCGACCACCCCGGCATCGCCGCGGTCTCCTTCGTCGGCTCCACGCCGATCGCGCAGTACATCCACCAGAAGGCGACCGCGTCGGGCAAGCGGGTGCAGGCGCTGGGCGGCGCCAAGAACCACGCGATCGTGCTGCCCGACGCCGACCTCGACTTCGCCTCCGACCACCTGGTCGCGGCCGCGTTCGGGTCGGCGGGGGAGCGCTGCATGGCGATCTCGGCCACCGTCGCGGTCGGCTCTGCCGCGGACGCGCTGGTCGACGTGCTCAGCGAGAAGGCCCGCAAGGTGACCGTCGGCTCCGGGCGGGACAAGGACAGCGAGATGGGCCCGGTCGTCACGGCCGCGGCCAAGGAGCGGATCGAGAGCCTCATCGGCACCGGGCAGCGGCAGGGCGCGACCCTCGCGGTCGACGGCCGCGGCCTGGTCGTGCCGGGATTCGAGGGCGGCTTCTTCGTCGGCCCGACGGTGATCGACCGGGTCACCGCGGAGATGGACGTCTACCGCGAGGAGATCTTCGGCCCGGTCCTCTCGGTGCTGCGGGCCGACTCGGTGGACGAGGCGATCGCCCTCGTCAACGCCAACCGGTACGGCAACGGCACGGCGGTGTTCACCAACTCCGGCGAGGCCGCCCGGCGGTTCGTGCGCGGCGTGCACGTCGGGATGGTCGGGGTGAACGTGCCGATCCCGGTGCCGATGGCCTACTACTCCTTCGGCGGCTGGAAGGACTCGCTGTTCGGGGACAAGCACGTGCACGGCCCCGAGGGCGTGTCCTTCTACACCCGGGCGAAGGTCGTCACGGCCCGGTGGCCCCGGGTCGAGCACTCCTCCGACGCCAGCTACCACTTCCCGACCGCGACCTGA
- the iolD gene encoding 3D-(3,5/4)-trihydroxycyclohexane-1,2-dione acylhydrolase (decyclizing), producing MRLTVAQATVRFLAAQHSERDGVRQKLFAGCFGIFGHGNVAGVGQALLEAELLTPGALPYVTARNEQGMVHAAAGYARMRNRLVTWACTASIGPGSSNMLTGAALATINRLPVLLLPSDVFATRVSSPVLQELETPAGYDVTVNDAFRPLSRFFDRVWRPEQLPAALLGAMRVLTDPAETGAVTIALPQDVQAQAYDWPEELFAERVWHVARPVPEPAALERAVAAIRRGQRPLLVAGGGVIYSEATDALRAFAEATGIPVAETQAGKGSLPYDHPLSVGAVGSTGSTAANRLAAEADLVIGVGTRWSDFTTASRTAFAADGVGFVNVNVAAVDTAKQAGIGVVADARAGLTALTGALAGWRVPSGHSARATALAAEWDATVQHAYDLGHGPRPAQSEVIGAVNAGTGPRDVVVCAAGSMPGDLHKLWRTRDPKGYHVEYGYSCMGYEIAGGLGVALAIRDSGEDDRRAVVMVGDGSYLMMAQELVTAVQEGVDLLVVLVQNQGFASIGELSEGLGSQRFGTRYRYRSEGRLDGDVLPVDLAANAESLGVHVLRATGIEDFRAKLAQARAYSGGPVLVHVETDPLVPAPGSESWWDVPVAEVSQVDSTTQARKSYEAAKAGQRPYLEQRGELSR from the coding sequence ATGAGGCTCACCGTCGCGCAGGCGACCGTCCGATTCCTCGCGGCCCAGCACAGCGAGCGCGACGGCGTCCGGCAGAAGCTCTTCGCCGGCTGCTTCGGCATCTTCGGGCACGGGAACGTGGCCGGGGTCGGGCAGGCCCTGCTGGAGGCGGAGCTGCTGACCCCGGGCGCCCTGCCGTACGTGACCGCCCGCAACGAGCAGGGCATGGTGCACGCCGCCGCCGGCTACGCCCGGATGCGCAACCGGCTGGTGACCTGGGCCTGCACCGCCTCGATCGGCCCGGGCTCGTCGAACATGCTCACCGGCGCCGCGCTGGCCACGATCAACCGGCTGCCGGTGCTGCTGCTGCCCAGCGACGTCTTCGCGACCCGGGTGTCCAGCCCGGTGCTGCAGGAGCTGGAGACGCCGGCCGGCTACGACGTCACGGTCAACGACGCTTTCCGCCCGCTGTCCCGGTTCTTCGACCGGGTCTGGCGGCCGGAGCAGCTGCCGGCCGCGCTGCTCGGCGCGATGCGGGTGCTGACCGACCCGGCCGAGACCGGCGCGGTCACGATCGCGCTGCCGCAGGACGTGCAGGCCCAGGCGTACGACTGGCCGGAGGAGCTGTTCGCCGAGCGGGTCTGGCACGTGGCCCGGCCGGTGCCGGAGCCGGCCGCGCTGGAGCGGGCCGTCGCCGCGATCCGCCGCGGGCAGCGGCCGCTGCTGGTGGCCGGCGGCGGCGTGATCTACAGCGAGGCGACCGACGCGCTGCGGGCCTTCGCCGAGGCGACCGGCATCCCGGTGGCCGAGACCCAGGCCGGCAAGGGCTCGCTGCCCTACGACCACCCGCTGTCGGTCGGCGCGGTCGGCAGCACCGGCAGCACCGCGGCCAACCGGCTGGCGGCCGAGGCCGATCTGGTGATCGGCGTCGGCACCCGCTGGAGCGACTTCACCACCGCGTCCCGGACCGCCTTCGCCGCCGACGGGGTCGGCTTCGTCAACGTCAACGTGGCCGCCGTGGACACCGCCAAGCAGGCGGGGATCGGCGTGGTCGCCGACGCCCGGGCCGGGCTGACCGCGCTCACCGGGGCCCTGGCCGGCTGGCGCGTCCCGAGTGGACACAGCGCGCGGGCCACCGCGCTGGCCGCCGAGTGGGACGCCACCGTCCAGCACGCGTACGACCTCGGGCACGGCCCGCGCCCGGCCCAGTCCGAGGTGATCGGCGCGGTCAACGCCGGCACCGGCCCGCGGGACGTGGTCGTCTGCGCGGCCGGCTCGATGCCCGGGGACCTGCACAAGCTCTGGCGGACCCGCGACCCCAAGGGCTACCACGTCGAGTACGGCTACTCCTGCATGGGCTACGAGATCGCCGGCGGCCTCGGGGTCGCGCTCGCCATCCGTGATTCCGGCGAGGACGACCGCCGGGCCGTGGTGATGGTCGGCGACGGGTCGTACCTGATGATGGCGCAGGAGCTGGTCACCGCCGTGCAGGAGGGCGTCGACCTGCTCGTGGTGCTGGTGCAGAACCAGGGCTTCGCCTCGATCGGCGAGCTCTCGGAGGGCCTGGGCTCGCAGCGCTTCGGCACCCGCTACCGCTACCGGTCCGAGGGCCGGCTGGACGGCGACGTGCTGCCGGTCGACCTGGCCGCGAACGCGGAGAGCCTCGGGGTCCACGTGCTGCGGGCCACCGGCATCGAGGACTTCCGGGCCAAGCTCGCCCAGGCCCGGGCGTACTCCGGCGGGCCGGTGCTGGTGCACGTCGAGACCGACCCGCTGGTGCCGGCTCCCGGCAGCGAGTCCTGGTGGGACGTGCCGGTCGCCGAGGTGTCGCAGGTGGACTCCACCACCCAGGCCCGCAAGTCGTACGAGGCCGCGAAGGCCGGTCAGCGTCCCTACCTGGAACAGCGAGGGGAACTCTCCCGATGA
- the iolB gene encoding 5-deoxy-glucuronate isomerase, with protein sequence MARDGWACVVDPAEAGWAYSGLRTLELAPGGSKTFRTGPDEMLVLPLNGGCRVSCDGETATLDGRPSVLGGPTDFAYLPIGRTVTVSSPVGGRFALPAARATKELPFRVQPAGKVPVELRGAGSCSRQVHNFCTPEAFETDKLIACEVLTPAGNWSSYPPHKHDEDRPGESVLEEIYWFEVAGGGMAYQQVYGTAAVLAEVRTGDVVLIPSGWHGPSMAAPGYDLYYLNVMAGPAAERAWLICDDPAHGWVRTTWAEQAVDPRLPFGRNA encoded by the coding sequence CTGGCCCGCGACGGGTGGGCCTGTGTCGTCGACCCGGCCGAGGCCGGCTGGGCCTATTCGGGTCTGCGCACGCTGGAGCTGGCGCCGGGTGGGTCGAAGACGTTCCGGACCGGTCCGGACGAGATGCTGGTGCTGCCGCTGAACGGTGGGTGCCGGGTCAGCTGCGACGGCGAGACCGCCACCCTCGACGGCCGCCCGTCCGTCCTCGGTGGACCGACCGACTTCGCCTACCTGCCGATCGGCCGCACGGTGACGGTGTCCAGCCCGGTCGGCGGCCGGTTCGCGCTGCCGGCCGCACGCGCGACCAAGGAGCTGCCGTTCCGGGTCCAGCCGGCCGGGAAGGTGCCGGTGGAGCTGCGCGGGGCCGGCTCCTGCTCGCGCCAGGTGCACAACTTCTGCACGCCCGAGGCGTTCGAGACCGACAAGCTCATCGCCTGCGAGGTGCTCACCCCGGCCGGCAACTGGTCGTCGTACCCGCCACACAAGCACGACGAGGACCGGCCGGGCGAGTCCGTGCTGGAGGAGATCTACTGGTTCGAGGTCGCCGGCGGCGGCATGGCCTACCAGCAGGTGTACGGGACGGCGGCGGTGCTGGCCGAGGTCCGTACCGGCGACGTCGTGCTGATCCCGAGCGGCTGGCACGGCCCGTCGATGGCCGCACCCGGCTACGACCTCTACTACCTCAACGTCATGGCCGGCCCCGCCGCCGAGCGGGCCTGGCTGATCTGCGACGACCCCGCCCACGGCTGGGTCCGGACGACCTGGGCCGAGCAGGCGGTCGACCCGCGGCTGCCGTTCGGGAGGAACGCATGA
- a CDS encoding aldolase yields the protein MPDAVLDLDRVRDLRARRPEAIAEAAAVRTRRPLVSAGAGRLLLIAADHPARGALGVRGAATAMADRTALLERLVLALSRPGVDGVLGTADILEDLLLLGALEDKVVIGSMNRGGLAGASFELDDRFTGFDADSLATAGYDGGKMLCRIDLADPGTVSTLESCARAVTGLAGHGLMAMVEPFVSRRVDGRVRNDLSAEAVVTSVAIASGLGATSAYSWLKLPVVPDMDVVMAATTLPTLLLGGDPDGAPAETYAEWEKALALPGVRGLVAGRTMLYPQDGNVAGAVDVAASLVHGRIS from the coding sequence GTGCCTGACGCCGTGCTCGACCTCGACCGGGTCCGGGACCTGCGCGCGCGGCGGCCGGAGGCGATCGCCGAGGCCGCCGCCGTCCGCACCCGGCGGCCGCTGGTGAGCGCCGGCGCGGGCCGGCTGCTGCTCATCGCCGCCGACCACCCGGCCCGCGGCGCGCTCGGCGTCCGCGGCGCCGCCACCGCGATGGCCGACCGGACCGCGCTGCTGGAGCGGCTGGTGCTGGCGCTGTCCCGGCCCGGCGTGGACGGCGTGCTCGGCACCGCCGACATCCTCGAGGACCTGCTGCTGCTGGGCGCGCTGGAGGACAAGGTCGTCATCGGCTCGATGAACCGCGGCGGCCTGGCCGGCGCGAGCTTCGAGCTCGACGACCGGTTCACCGGCTTCGATGCCGACTCGCTCGCGACGGCCGGGTACGACGGCGGCAAGATGCTCTGCCGCATCGACTTGGCCGACCCCGGCACGGTGTCCACTCTGGAGAGTTGTGCCCGGGCGGTCACGGGGCTGGCCGGTCACGGCCTGATGGCGATGGTGGAGCCGTTCGTCTCGCGCCGGGTCGACGGCCGGGTCCGCAACGACCTGTCCGCGGAGGCGGTGGTCACCTCGGTGGCGATCGCCTCCGGGCTCGGCGCCACCAGCGCGTACAGCTGGCTGAAGCTGCCGGTGGTGCCGGACATGGATGTGGTGATGGCCGCGACCACGCTGCCGACGCTGCTGCTCGGCGGCGACCCCGACGGCGCCCCCGCGGAGACGTACGCGGAGTGGGAGAAGGCGCTGGCCCTGCCGGGCGTCCGCGGCCTGGTGGCCGGCCGCACGATGCTCTACCCGCAGGACGGCAACGTGGCCGGCGCCGTCGACGTGGCCGCGAGCCTTGTCCACGGGAGAATCTCGTGA
- the iolC gene encoding 5-dehydro-2-deoxygluconokinase, with translation MQARFDVVTVGRAGVDIYPLQVGLGLEDVRTFGKFLGGTAANVAVAAARHGLRAALVSRTGADPFGRFVHQALRDLGVEDRYVTPVEDDLPTPVTFCEIFPPDDFPLYFYRRPTAPDLQLTAAHLPAELVHDARVFWTTGSALSEQPSRDAHLAAYAARGRAPLTILDLDYRPMFWPDRAAATAQLSAALEHVTIAVGNLEECEAAVGERDPHRAAAALLDRGLDLAVVKQGPRGVLAMSRDELVEVPPIPVEVLNGLGAGDAFGGALCAGLLAGWPLERVIRFSNAAGAIVASRLECSTAMPTTAEVETAVAEAAKGETVRA, from the coding sequence GTGCAAGCCCGATTCGATGTGGTCACGGTGGGGCGGGCGGGCGTCGACATCTACCCGTTGCAGGTCGGCCTGGGCCTGGAGGACGTCCGCACGTTCGGCAAGTTCCTCGGCGGGACCGCGGCCAACGTCGCCGTCGCCGCCGCCCGGCACGGGCTGCGGGCCGCGCTGGTCAGCCGGACCGGGGCCGACCCGTTCGGCCGGTTCGTGCACCAGGCGCTGCGGGACCTCGGCGTCGAGGACCGGTACGTCACCCCGGTCGAGGACGACCTGCCGACCCCGGTGACGTTCTGCGAGATCTTCCCGCCGGACGACTTCCCGCTCTACTTCTACCGCCGGCCGACCGCCCCGGACCTGCAGCTGACCGCGGCCCACCTGCCGGCCGAGCTGGTCCACGACGCCCGCGTGTTCTGGACCACCGGCTCGGCCCTGTCCGAACAGCCGAGCCGGGACGCGCACCTCGCGGCGTACGCGGCCCGCGGCCGGGCCCCGCTGACGATCCTCGACCTGGACTACCGGCCGATGTTCTGGCCCGACCGGGCCGCCGCGACCGCGCAGCTCTCGGCTGCGCTGGAGCACGTGACGATCGCGGTCGGCAACCTCGAGGAGTGCGAGGCCGCGGTCGGCGAGCGCGACCCGCACCGGGCCGCGGCCGCGCTGCTGGACCGGGGCCTGGACCTCGCGGTGGTCAAGCAGGGCCCGCGCGGCGTGCTGGCGATGAGCCGGGACGAGCTGGTCGAGGTGCCGCCGATCCCGGTCGAGGTGCTCAACGGGCTCGGTGCCGGCGACGCGTTCGGCGGTGCGCTCTGCGCCGGGCTGCTCGCGGGCTGGCCGCTGGAGCGGGTGATTCGGTTCAGCAACGCGGCCGGCGCGATCGTCGCGTCCCGGCTGGAGTGCTCGACCGCGATGCCGACGACCGCCGAGGTCGAGACCGCGGTCGCTGAGGCGGCAAAGGGGGAGACCGTCCGTGCCTGA
- a CDS encoding GntR family transcriptional regulator, translated as MTELTVDLDRSSPVPLYFQVSRQIEAAIDSGDLAPGDRLENEISLADRWGLSRPTMRRAIQELVDRGLLVRRRGIGTQVVHGRVKRPMDLTSLFDDLNRSGQQPSTEVLDRELVPASAVVAERLGVPVGSQVLHLERLRYAGDDPLAVMRNWLPGDLAPVLTTEALQTRGLYELMRGSGTHLRIATQRIAARGATAPEARLLKLRKGAPLLTMERVSYDGSGRAVELGTHAYHSENYSIEMTVVER; from the coding sequence ATGACCGAGCTCACGGTCGATCTGGACCGGTCCAGCCCGGTGCCGCTCTACTTTCAGGTGTCGCGGCAGATCGAGGCCGCGATCGACTCGGGCGACCTCGCCCCCGGCGACCGGCTGGAGAACGAGATCAGCCTGGCCGACCGGTGGGGGCTGTCCCGCCCGACGATGCGCCGGGCCATCCAGGAGCTGGTCGACAGGGGCCTGCTGGTGCGGCGGCGCGGGATCGGGACCCAGGTCGTGCACGGCCGGGTCAAGCGGCCGATGGACCTCACCAGCCTCTTCGACGACCTGAACCGCTCCGGCCAGCAGCCGAGCACCGAGGTCCTCGACCGCGAGCTGGTGCCGGCGTCGGCGGTCGTGGCCGAGCGGCTCGGCGTGCCGGTCGGCTCACAGGTCCTGCACCTGGAGCGGCTGCGGTACGCGGGCGACGACCCGCTCGCGGTCATGCGCAACTGGCTGCCGGGGGACCTCGCGCCGGTGCTGACCACCGAGGCGCTCCAGACCCGCGGCCTGTACGAGCTGATGCGCGGCAGCGGCACGCACCTGCGGATCGCGACCCAGCGGATCGCGGCCCGCGGCGCGACCGCGCCCGAGGCCCGGCTGCTCAAGCTGCGCAAGGGCGCGCCGCTGCTGACCATGGAGCGGGTCAGCTACGACGGGTCCGGGCGGGCGGTCGAGCTGGGCACGCACGCGTACCACTCGGAGAACTACTCGATCGAGATGACGGTCGTCGAGCGCTGA
- a CDS encoding aldo/keto reductase, producing the protein MEYRGLGRTGMQVSPLCLGAMMFGPWGEPDHDASTKIIHRALDAGINFIDTADVYSQGESEVIVGTALAGRRDDVILATKFHGQMGVPVDAPMGTLGDPNQRGNSRRWIVREVENSLRRLDTDWIDLYQVHRPDAGTDHEETLAALTDLRQQGKIRAFGTSTYPAHEVVEAQWTAERRGLGRFMTEQPPYSILVRGIEADLLPVTQRYGMGVLPWSPLAGGWLTGRYRKGEDVPQTHRARRIPGRYDLSDPGNQRKLDAAEDLAVLAEEAGLSLVHLALAFVLAHPAVTAPIIGPRTMEQLDTQLGAADLTLPADVLDRIDEIVPPGVTLARADAGYVAPAVSNSALRRR; encoded by the coding sequence ATGGAGTATCGCGGTCTTGGGCGTACGGGGATGCAGGTCAGTCCGCTCTGTCTCGGGGCGATGATGTTCGGCCCGTGGGGCGAGCCCGACCACGACGCGAGCACCAAGATCATCCACCGCGCGCTCGACGCCGGGATCAACTTCATCGACACCGCGGACGTGTACTCGCAGGGCGAGTCCGAGGTCATTGTCGGCACGGCGCTGGCCGGCCGGCGTGACGACGTCATCCTGGCGACGAAGTTCCACGGCCAGATGGGCGTCCCGGTCGACGCCCCGATGGGCACCCTGGGCGACCCGAACCAGCGCGGCAACTCCCGGCGCTGGATCGTCCGCGAGGTCGAGAACAGCCTGCGCCGCCTGGACACCGACTGGATCGACCTCTACCAGGTGCACCGGCCCGACGCCGGCACCGACCACGAGGAGACCCTGGCCGCGCTGACCGACCTGCGTCAGCAGGGCAAGATCCGCGCGTTCGGCACCTCGACGTACCCGGCGCACGAGGTGGTCGAGGCGCAGTGGACGGCCGAGCGCCGCGGGCTGGGCCGGTTCATGACCGAGCAGCCGCCGTACTCGATCCTGGTCCGGGGGATCGAGGCCGACCTCCTGCCGGTCACCCAGCGGTACGGGATGGGCGTGCTGCCCTGGAGCCCGCTGGCCGGCGGCTGGCTGACCGGCCGCTACCGCAAGGGCGAGGACGTGCCGCAGACGCACCGCGCCCGCCGGATCCCGGGCCGGTACGACCTGTCGGACCCGGGCAACCAGCGCAAGCTGGACGCGGCCGAGGACCTGGCCGTGCTGGCCGAGGAGGCCGGGCTGTCGCTGGTGCACCTGGCGCTGGCGTTCGTGCTCGCGCACCCGGCGGTGACCGCGCCGATCATCGGCCCGCGCACCATGGAGCAGCTCGACACGCAGCTCGGCGCGGCCGACCTGACGCTGCCGGCCGACGTGCTCGACCGGATCGACGAGATCGTCCCGCCCGGGGTGACGCTGGCCCGCGCGGACGCCGGCTACGTCGCCCCTGCTGTGAGCAACTCCGCCCTACGCCGCCGGTAG
- a CDS encoding ROK family glucokinase — MSLAIGVDIGGTKVAAGVVDEEGGVLALVRRPTPGDVAGTEDAIAACVAELAERYDVMAVGIGAAGWIANDRATVLFSPHLAWRDEPLRESLIGRIGLPVTVENDANAAAWAEYRFGAARGERVVCIVTLGTGIGGGLVVSGTLYRGAFGVAGEWGHMTVVPEGRRCACGNRGCWEQYASGTALARDARELAEVSPVAAHRLLQLAGGDPAALTGTDVTAAAREGDPAAVEIFTAMGRWLGRGIASLAAALDPSVVVIGGGVSEAGDLLLRPAQETFAANLTGRGFRPIAPIRIAALGPDAGLVGAADLARRRV, encoded by the coding sequence ATGAGCCTGGCGATCGGGGTGGACATCGGGGGGACCAAGGTCGCCGCGGGGGTGGTCGACGAGGAGGGCGGGGTGCTGGCGCTGGTGCGCCGGCCCACGCCCGGGGACGTGGCCGGGACCGAGGACGCGATCGCGGCATGCGTGGCCGAGCTGGCCGAGCGGTACGACGTGATGGCCGTCGGGATCGGCGCCGCCGGCTGGATCGCCAACGACCGGGCCACCGTGTTGTTCTCGCCCCACCTGGCCTGGCGGGACGAGCCGCTGCGGGAGTCGCTGATCGGGCGGATCGGGCTGCCGGTGACGGTGGAGAACGACGCCAACGCGGCGGCCTGGGCGGAGTACCGGTTCGGGGCGGCGCGGGGGGAGCGGGTCGTCTGCATCGTCACGCTCGGCACCGGGATCGGCGGCGGGCTGGTCGTGTCCGGGACGCTCTATCGCGGGGCGTTCGGGGTCGCGGGCGAGTGGGGGCACATGACGGTGGTGCCGGAGGGGCGGCGGTGCGCCTGCGGCAACCGCGGCTGCTGGGAGCAGTACGCGTCGGGCACCGCGCTGGCTCGCGATGCCCGCGAGCTGGCCGAGGTCTCGCCGGTCGCGGCGCACCGGCTGCTGCAGCTGGCCGGGGGCGACCCGGCCGCGCTGACCGGGACCGACGTGACGGCCGCGGCCCGGGAGGGCGACCCGGCCGCGGTGGAGATCTTCACCGCGATGGGGCGCTGGCTCGGGCGCGGGATCGCGAGCCTGGCGGCGGCGCTGGACCCGAGCGTGGTCGTGATCGGCGGTGGGGTGTCGGAGGCCGGCGATCTGCTGCTGCGGCCGGCCCAGGAGACGTTCGCCGCGAACCTGACCGGCCGCGGGTTCCGCCCGATCGCGCCGATCCGCATCGCCGCCCTCGGCCCCGACGCCGGCCTCGTCGGCGCCGCCGACCTCGCCCGCCGCAGAGTCTGA
- a CDS encoding ArsA-related P-loop ATPase: MRIVLFAGRGGVGTTTAAAATAALASRSAKVLLVSAGAFGVPPGPRPVAVGDLQVLHPDLRAGFEARWPLGLVAAGELALPPGAAELLTLLDVRDAAGNWDAVLVDGLSVDSLLSLRALAGTVERLWPEHQRIVHRSELTDTVSALQSALSSVEELLAGASVRLVITPSASTAVRETLTALALHGYAVDSVIANRMLPTAGPWATQVRAAQEEALAGLEPDVPVRRAPYLAAEPVSPDALLALGESVYGTADPLAPCVAPAPSVTRAGDEFELRLALPYVRRGSVTLARSGDDLLVTVGDQLRRLPLPSVLRRCVAVGASAGDGAVRIRFRPDPALWPREVPR; this comes from the coding sequence TTGAGGATCGTCCTTTTCGCAGGCCGGGGCGGGGTCGGGACGACCACCGCCGCGGCGGCGACCGCAGCGCTGGCGTCGAGGTCGGCCAAGGTGCTGCTGGTCTCCGCCGGTGCGTTCGGCGTGCCGCCCGGGCCCCGGCCGGTCGCGGTCGGCGACCTGCAGGTGCTGCATCCGGACCTGCGGGCCGGGTTCGAGGCGCGCTGGCCGCTCGGTCTCGTGGCCGCGGGCGAGCTGGCGCTGCCCCCGGGCGCGGCCGAGCTGCTGACCCTCCTCGACGTCCGGGACGCGGCGGGCAACTGGGACGCGGTCCTGGTCGACGGGCTGTCGGTCGACTCGCTGCTCTCGCTGCGCGCACTGGCCGGCACCGTGGAACGGCTCTGGCCCGAGCACCAGCGGATCGTGCACCGCTCCGAGCTCACCGACACGGTGAGCGCGTTGCAGTCGGCGCTGTCCTCGGTCGAGGAGCTGCTGGCGGGCGCCTCGGTCCGGCTCGTCATCACGCCGTCGGCCTCGACGGCCGTCCGGGAGACCCTCACCGCGCTGGCCCTGCACGGGTACGCGGTCGACTCGGTCATCGCGAACCGGATGCTGCCGACCGCCGGTCCCTGGGCCACGCAGGTCCGGGCGGCGCAGGAGGAGGCGCTGGCCGGGCTGGAACCGGACGTGCCGGTGCGGCGGGCGCCGTACCTGGCGGCGGAGCCGGTCAGCCCGGACGCGCTGCTCGCGCTGGGGGAGTCGGTCTACGGCACCGCCGACCCGCTCGCGCCCTGCGTCGCGCCCGCGCCGTCGGTCACGCGGGCCGGGGACGAGTTCGAGCTGCGGCTGGCGCTGCCGTACGTCCGGCGGGGTTCGGTGACGCTGGCCCGGTCCGGGGACGATCTCCTCGTGACGGTCGGGGACCAGCTGCGACGGCTGCCGCTGCCCTCGGTGCTGCGCCGGTGCGTGGCGGTCGGCGCGTCGGCCGGGGACGGCGCGGTCCGCATCCGGTTCCGCCCCGACCCCGCGCTCTGGCCCCGCGAGGTCCCCCGATGA
- a CDS encoding SRPBCC family protein: MADQSTQSIVIVAPPAAIMAVIGDFPAYPQWAGSVKSTEVLSSGPDGRPAQVKFMLDAGPIKDEYVLDYAWSGDERVDWTLVRANMQRSQQGSYVLVPRGETTEVTYHLAVDLLIPMLGMLKRKAEKVIMDTALKELKKRVES; the protein is encoded by the coding sequence ATGGCCGACCAGTCCACCCAGTCGATCGTGATCGTCGCGCCGCCGGCCGCGATCATGGCGGTCATCGGCGACTTCCCCGCGTACCCGCAGTGGGCCGGTTCGGTGAAGTCGACCGAGGTCCTCTCCAGCGGGCCCGACGGGCGCCCCGCGCAGGTCAAGTTCATGCTCGACGCCGGGCCGATCAAGGACGAGTACGTGCTGGACTACGCCTGGTCCGGCGACGAGCGGGTGGACTGGACGCTGGTCCGGGCCAACATGCAGAGGAGCCAGCAGGGCTCGTACGTGCTGGTGCCGCGGGGGGAGACGACCGAGGTGACCTACCACCTCGCCGTCGACCTGCTGATCCCGATGCTCGGCATGCTCAAGCGCAAGGCCGAGAAGGTGATCATGGACACCGCGCTCAAGGAGCTCAAGAAGCGCGTCGAGAGTTGA